TCCGCTGGCAAGTTGCCGACTAGCTTCCAGCTCATAGAGGCTGATTACCCGTTCTCTAGACATCTAAGTCCACTGGACTGAGACAACCTTCGGGAGAACGCTTATTTAAACAATTTTAGCTAGTCTGCAGGTTTAGGTGTCGTGTTTGAAGTTGCCTTGCGGCTTCTGGTTCGACGGAACTACCGCATCCATAACTCAATCCCAGTCAACCGGTCCATTTGGTCTTCTGCAGAGTTCTCTGTAGGCTTCCCGCTTACGTCCACTGTAGATGCATGTAAGTTTGAAGGTTTCAATAAACTACAAGTTCGCTGCGGCAATCTGGAACAAGTACAAAAAGAGTGTTCCGATCTAAGGTTGTCGTCCAGCTCGTATTATATATTCCCCCAAAACAAACTAGTGATTATTCTGTCTGAGAGGTACTTCTGCAACGAGGATCACCTTAACAATGCTATAGTAACAACAGGACTCGGATCCGGTAACAAAGACCGTGAAGTCACCTTCGACAGAGGTGGCCCGTACCCGACGCCCCGGGGACTTGCAGCACTCGTGGCTATTTATGGTGAAAATACTGCAAGATTGTGGACTGTTTTCAAACGACGGACTGTCGGACGCGAAAGCAGTTGACTTGCTTCGTCTGGCAGGAAGTTGAGGTTTCTCTTGAAAGGTGTGTCAGCCTGGAAGGCAACAAGGCACCCTCCCAGTGATGGTGGTTCAGCTCGTCCCGCAGCGGCACAGTGCTCTGCAATTCGGCCTCTGAACGAGATTACTTTAGAGTGCCGGACGTGCTGCGTCGCAATTCGAGGCTTCCTACGTAAAGCGCGCAGATGACAGACACCGAACTACAAGTGGCAGCGACGAGGTGGTGGTACCCGGGTGGCATGGCAGCCACTGGTGAGCACGCTTCGTTGCATCCGTCGAAGAAAATTCCGGAGAGTCAGTACCACCGTCTGCTAGATAATACCAACAAACAGTGCTGTTTTTGTGCACTGTTGTCCAGGGTTTTCTGTGCCGACGTCTTGAAAGGGAGTACGGAGAAGTGGTACTGCTGAATGTGCCACCTCGAACAGGAACACAAAGGGAACAGAAATGTTTCAGGTTGCTGCAGTGACCCAtctgcgaagaaaacgagcgcTGCTTGCGATTCTGTGTGTTGTTTCACGGGTTGCAGTTCTAGGAACTGAGTTGTGATTGTGCACAATTGCGGTGTGAcaccttctgtctcgttccaATCTTTGTCTTGTCGGAACTATGAGTTTCTCAAAGACCACGAGCCTAGCGTCGCTAGCGCTCACGGGCTTGTTTGTTGTGTTCAAGTTCGCTCTTGCGTCCACCACCGAGACGCCAGCGCCCATTGAGTGCACTGCCGGCGCAACGAAGACTGTTGAGGCACCCTCCAGTGGTTCCGTTGTCTTCCAATGTGGGGATAAACTAACCATCAGTCCCAGTGGCGAAGGTGATGTCTTTTATGGCAAGGAATGCACAGACTCGAGGAAGTTGACGACTGTCCTTCCAGGTGCGGTCTTGAAAGCTAAGGTCGAGCAGCCCCCGAAAGGTCCTGCTACCTACACACTGTCTTACGACGGTACTCCCGAGAAACCTCAGGTTCTCTGTTACAAGTGCGTTGCCGAAGCAGGTGCTCCCGCTGGTCGAAATAATGATGGTGGTTCTAGCGCTCCGACGCCTAAAGACTGCAAACTCATTGTTCGCGTTCCGGGTGCCGATGGCCGTGTCACATCTGGGTTTGACCCTGTGTCTCTCACGGGCAAGGTTCTTGCTCCCGGTCTCGCGGGTTTGTTGATCACGTTTGTGTAAAAGAAAGGGCTGATGATTAAGTAGTCAAAAGGTCACACCAAGATATGCACCCCTGAAGAGACGTCTTTGGGTCAATGGCCTTCTTTCGGAGAAGAGTTGCGAAAGTCGGTGAACGGTGGTCGCCCTCAGGGGTGCACTTTGTTGTTTTGCTTGAAGATGCTCTTCCTATACATCTTCCGAAAATGTTTCTCCGCATGACGGGGGTTGAGCGAAGTTGGTGGTAACGGGAATAATTAAACGGGGATATCATTCCCCGTAGCGGGGTGGATGGGTGCCTCCGGGGCTGCCGCAGTTCTGTTCTCCGAAGTGACTCCAGGTGGGCCGTGCggcttttgtctttttcgtgAGAGCGGTCCGACCCTGCAATTTTCATGCCTCCGCTTCGAAATTGTCGTGCAAAGAAAACGTTGTTGAGGGGTGGGATTGCGATTGTTCTTGGCGTAGATCCtgggaggaacgcgagaaaatGTATTTCCGGATCTGCGATTATGTGACAGAGGAACTTGTTTGCCGACACACTGCTGCAGTACTGCGCTTTTCCGCCAGACACAACCAGTGTTCCGGCGGGTGTGCCTTCGTGAAACGTTCTACACATAGAGACGCGATAATGCACGCTTTGAATACCGCTGATAGATAATTCATTCTGGCACTGCCTAGTTTTGCCACAACCCAGCCAACATACTCTCAAGCATACTGAAGAAGCTTCCTAAAACGTCGTAGTGGCTACAGCCATGTGCGATGGATGTTCTAGTGAACGTATGTTCAACTCAAATGTGATATCCGTGGCTGCGGCACCGTGGTAGTACATTTGGGGTTGCGTTGACATAGAAGTCTTCCCCTACACTAGAACAGTAAGAGACTTACGCTAAGAGGTGGACAGGACAAGATGTCGGGAAACAAGCGCCCACAGAGACAAATGCGTCTGGATATCTAGATAGGGTATGCTATAGTCTTTCTACGGTGAAGGGATGGGTGTGAAGCACCGGAAAGTCTGCAGACTGCACGACGAAGCTTGCTTCTGACAGTGTTGCTTTGCTTGAAAagtcgaaagaaagagaagggaagaaaaatACCGGATTTAGGCTGGTGACGCCATTTTGCCTATATACATCAGGTAATGCTCGCACAAATACGAGGTTCCCGTGAGCTAGTATTTCAGTTGTCGGGAGGGAAAAAAGTACAACGGCCGACACTATGATACCTTGGCCACCTCCACACCCTAGGTAGCATCGATCGCTGGTGGATGTCGAAAGCAGATGTTGCTTGCTTTGATGTGGAGAGCTTGGTTCACTCCATCGAAACAAGGTGCTAAGATATAATTTACTAATATCTGCTTGATCCTTCAGTGAGGAGGGGAGCCACGGTCTCTAATACGTCAGGCTCAGCATATTCAGAAGAGTATCGGCAAACTACCTAAACGTCACAACGGTTGGCAAAGAAGACATAGCAAGAATGAACACAACATCGTAGCAGAATCTAGTGTGGAAGATCAATGGGAACCTGGACGCAAGAGTTACGATGAACAACGAGGTGGCTTGCTGCTGTGGAAAGAAACGCCTCGTTTTCGGGAGAAATGGATAAGAAAGGTTTGCTCTGCGAAGGCCACGTACTTCGTAGTGCTTCGAACGTATTGGTGACCCACCCACGCTCCATAGGTGCTTCAGAACATACGGCAAACTGTACTATCCTACTGTTCACCAGAGTTGCGTCGTCAAAGCTTTCAGACGCGGTGGAGTCAGAattcccttttctctcaccAACGACGGGAAGCAGAGTTTCCGTGAGAGAAAACCTTCGAGCAGTTTTGCGTAGACCTGAAATTTTTCTAGGATACAGGGAGTGCTAGATGTGTTGCCTCCAGGGTTGGTGGAGGAGGGCTGGAATGGCTCACTCCGAAACAGTGTGCTACTTAAGCCAAAATGAACACCCTTGTCGAAGTGGGGGGTACCGTGCCACGAAGATCTTCGGCCCGGCAAAGGGTAGCACTCCGTCTTACGCGGAACCACGTACAATCATTCGAGAACCCTGTGAACGACGACCACAAttttcgcttctgccttGGACAGCTGGCGTATTAATCGCTGCCAAAGAGGTGGGTCAAAAtcacatgtgcatgcaggtctGGTCCGAGTCGTCACAGGGCTGACACTTCCAGTCCAAGTTATCAACCACCATGCCCAGCCTCTTTGAGACTTCTTTGGTCTGAACAACTGTTGACCAGCGTCTTCTCTACATGATGCTGATAGGTGGATGGGCAACAAGAGCTGAGATCGTACTCGGATCCTGGCTTTGAGGTTTGCTAGTACTGGTGCACTCTTCTATGGTGCCGCTTGTCGCTTGCCACAATGCGTTTGTGGGAGCAAGGCGGAAGCCCGCCCGCACTGATGGCTGTCATTGCTTTCAAAATTGTCTTGCTCGGTTCGCTCACATTCGTCCCGGACAAAGCGTCGAGCTCAGACTACTCGCACGTTTGCAATTTCGGCACTGAGGAACTCCAAGTGGCGGCAAACAGCACCACCAACTTTCAGTGTGGTCTCATGCTGGCCTTGGCGCCAGAGGCTGCGTCGAACATGGTTTACAGAGGACCAGCCTgtacagagaaaacagaactTGCCAGGCTAATCCCAGGAGCACAGTTGGTTCCCGCAGACGCACAATACATCGGAAAACGCTCCCTAGATCGAACGCTGTCTCCGGTTTATAGTCTGAAAATCGGTGACACTCTCGCGGAAGACGTTCAGCTTTGTTACAGGTGTACGACATCCGAGATCAGTGGTATACACGGAGAAGTAGGGGAAAACGACCCGATAAATCGTGGTCAAATACCGACTGACACACTTTGCAAAATTCTCATCCGCGTGACGGCTCCGCAAAAAACGCTGGCCGCTGCTTTGGGAGCAAGTATTGGCCGGTCGCTGAGCGTAGGGCTGGCATTTTTGACAGGTCTTTGCTTCTGAAGGAGTTTATCCAGACACAAAACGTGAGCTTAAGGCCAGCCAGTGCCTCCTATTTGAAGAACTAACAGTCTGCTGTTACGATTGGCGATTATCTTTCTGACACCCTATCGGGTTTCACTCATCGAGATGTTTCATGATTTCCGTATTATCATGAAGCACGAAGGCGATATGTAAGTTCCGTTAGATGTCACGAAGTGTCCATACCTTTGGATGAATCCTACCTGTTGTGTCGACGTCCCTGTTCCTAGTATTGTCCCGTGAACGGGACGGCACCTCAGTCGACATTTGAAAATGTTGGTCTGAAGCTACTTCAACTTACCGTTTCTGTGCAGTGCTTTGTATGGTGAGATGAACTGTGAGATAATGACCCCACTGTCGATGAACAGAAGCTCTCCGAATGGGCTAGGCTACTGCAGGAAACTCTAAACAAAACAGACTGGTGACGCAAGAGCGAGTGCACTGCCTGGCCACCCCAGTCTTGGATTCCCCCTTCTTGTACATGAGTAACTTGCGCCGTTAAAAATTTCCGTGAAGGTCCGCCTCAACGCATAGCTTAGCAGACGGAGTGGGACTCACTAGACTGTGCGAATGTCAGTCTGCTGCTGATGTCCTTTGTGACTGCTTCAGTCTGTCCGTCCACAGAGCGTAGTTCATGCACTTCCGGTCTACTTCTGAAAAATGCTCGAAACACGTCTGAGACTAGATCGCAGTCACTCTTCCTACTGAAATAACCACAGCTTGGGCAATTTGTGTGCTCCCTCACAGTCCTGATGCGGGAAGAACTACTCAGTTCAGCTGTGTTTGCGTCTCGTTGGCCAGTTATTTGCTATGATCTACGAACTTCGTCGCTGTCACCACAGCTTGTACCGGGCACGCTTGACCAACAGCCGGAATAATTTGTGGATAGGGGATAACACTTTCTGCTACAACGTTCGTTGAAATAGTTTTCACCTTGTGGGACTGTTGCTGGAGCTGATCACCGCTCGTTGTTGAATGTAGATGGCAGTGACTCAGAAAAGCAGTCTTCCGCAGTTCCCCGTAGTTTCCGCTCGCTGACACGCGGTACATTTACGCAGCAATTCAGCGCCAGTCACTCAGCGTTCTGTCCCTTTCTAGGCGCCAGTACCGCAAGGTCCTGATCGGTGGGTTTGTATCCAAACGTGCGCTCTCGAACGCAACTGCCAATTTCCCCCTTGTCACACGGTTCTCCCTCTAGCAGATCACAGAGCGCTCACAATTCGAGCAGATCTACCGGACAGACGATCAGTTATGAATGGAAGAATTCTCTGTCTGCACGTTGGACCACCGCTGCAtccgaaaaaaaaagcagcGCTACGTTagcgtcgcttctctcccgtaCATGCCACGTCACTGAACCTCCACGATAACTCGGGATGGGAAGTAGAACTGGACGCGATAGAGGCGTCAAGAGAAATATCTACCATGTCTAAATGTACGGGTTCTTTCGCCCAAGCACTCTGGGATTTCTAACAACGACCTTTATCGCCCTCCTACAATGCCATATGTGCCCTGCCATTGACTCACTGGACAGACGGGCACCCAATGCCCGAACATCCATGTAGGCACCCTGGAAAAAGTATCTCCCTGATTTTCAGAATTTACCACCTGCACGTATTGGATGATGTTGAATTCGATGTAGCTGTCATCACGAAATGTCTGTAAGCCGCTGAGCAACGCAAGACGGCAGGATGGGATGTCACCGTCGCAATGGGCAGTTGAACGATATACAGTTTGCGTTGCCACTGCCAGCgactcgttttctgtgtgcGTCGCAGACCGCCGCCAAAAACGACAGTTTTTTTACCGGAACGCATCCCTGCGTTCGACGTGGTTGCTGCTGACGGAGAAAACCCCCGTCCCCCCACTCGGCTATCGCTTTCCGGCCTGTTTGAGTTTAACACTGTTTGGAATGTGCACTCTCCCTGGTATCGGGGAAATTCGCCACAGCAGCTCCCCAAGCATTCGAGTGACGGCACCATCCCCCtcgcctctttgtctccaaATGTTCAGGTGTTACTTCAGGTGCGCCTTGTTATATGCGCACAGTCACCTGTGTCCCACAGTTGGGCAGAACACAATCACCCACAACGGACGCAGGGCAATACCGACACCGCGTGGTGTTCTCGGACGCACTCGGGCTGACCGGAGTTGGCTGTTTCCAGTGTCGGTTCGCCAGATTTTAGCAGTTTTCTAGCTGCGTGAGCGGCGGCACCCCGCAACGAAAGGGGGGTGTACGggtggaagaagcgagacaacCACCGCAGCCAGCAAGCGGCGTCATCTCCATCGCGATATGAGGGAAGGGGTCGCGAAACGCTAGGGTGCATCCTGGGACGGGTGCTCCACAAGCAGGAAGCGGTGGCGGACAGCGTGGCTTTCCTTGCCACCGACTGGGGGGCTGGTTGCTTACCATAACGCAGCCGTCGGTGGAAAACCCGTTCGTGGTTCTGCATTGTTTTTCTTGACTTGCTTGGTGAATGCCGtgcagtgtatgtacagtgTGTGTTGTTAACGTTTCCCTAGCACCCCGTCCGCGCGGATGCGACGAGGCGACTGGCTCACCTGCCCACCCGCCTAGATTtgcgccttctccgttcATGCCACAGCATTTCCGAACTCGTGTCGTTTCTGTCGATTTCCTTTCCGTTTCTCAGGGTGGGAACTGGCCTACGCGGTTTCGGCGACTGGCGCAGACTATCTGCGGGTGAACTCTACGAGGTTCTTTCGTGACGCTTCGGGCGGCTCCGTGCCAAATGTGCGGGGCGGAGGCAGTTGCTCTTTCCGGTGCAGCCGTCGTCTTGTCTGCTGGTCGCTTGGGTCCGCACACGGAAGAAGACCTCATACTGGACGCGTTGAGGACGTGCAGAATGCGGCGCTTGTCGACCGGCACTGAGGGCGGGATCGTGCCTTTTTGACTTACGACAACGCTTGACATTAGATCGCGGATTTTCCATATCCAGGAGATCGATGGTGACAGAGTGACCGCGGGCATTCAGTGTTCCGGTGAGGTCGGCGGTACAGCCACGAAGGCGGCCATGCGTGGCAGCCGTCAAGGCTCGTTTTCTGTAGCGTTTCTTCGACTTTCTACGTTCCTCGCCACTTCCTCCACCGGTTGGGATAGGCTTACACTTGTGCGGAAAGCCGCCAAAGAGAGGTGCGCCAGATTTTTGCTAGTGAGCTTCCGACGTTAAGTCTCCATACTAAGAGAACGCCTTCAGATTGTCTACGCAGCGTCTCGTGGCAGGCGAATGACCCGTGAGGGCATCTCCCGTCCTGGACATGATGTGTTGTTGCCTGTGCTGCCTGCCCCTCAGCACGAATTTTCGCGTCTGACGTTTCGACACAGCTTACGACTTGGTGGTATGCGGAAGGCGCGTGCTATCTGGGATTTACAACGAACCGATGGCACCGGAGAACAGGAATTGTGCCCTTGGTCTTTGGTATCGTTGGGTCTGAAAAGGCAACGGCCGGTCTTTGCGTAGCGACTAAGTGCagtggaaaagaaacagctgTTCGCCTCAGTGAAGCCTCTCAGCGTTCCTGTCAGCCGGTACTCGACTGGAACGGTGGAATGCATAATGCCGCACTTTAGCTGGAGTTAGGGTCTCTCTGTGAATGTCCCGCCGGCCTACGGATAGCCGCGACAGGTTTCCGCTTTGTCTCGACTTCCCCGGTCCCGGTGTTTTGTCGGCGCATGCATTAGAGGCTCTATAGGCGCCCGTCAGCTCTTCGGTAGTGATCTTGTTTTCAAGGGCAGCCTTTTTGTCCCCGCGCGACTGTACACTCTGGCACACCTGAGTTTGGTCATCATGGCTCGGAACGCTCCGCCAGTGTTGACTTCTCCCGACGTGTTTACGTCTGCGTGTTTCTCACCTTCGCGGCACTCTACAGAGGCCAAGCTCTCGACTCTGGGGAAACCACCTCCTTTTGCCAAAGCAGGCGACTCGACATGCGCGGGATCCCCCTCGCTGTCGCCCACACCTCTGACCTCGCCGGGCGCCTCCAGTTGCGCCTCGGCCTTTTCGGTTTTGTCGTCTCcggtctctgctgcctctgaCTTCTCGACGCAACCGCGCGAACTTTGTTCCACCCCCCATGCCTTCCCAACCTGGCCGGTATCGTACGCTACCCCCGAGCCTGCGTTGCCTCTAGGGACGTCTGAGGAGGCTACTGCCTCTTGCGGGGGTTCTGCCAGCGTGGAGGGGCCAGCGAAGATGGCCTCTGAAATGCccgcagaaagaaacacgACAGCAGGAGTGTCAGAAACTGCAAGCGTGTCCATTGCTCGCGACACCGCGAACAGCACTTGCGACGAATCGCGTGCGAGCAGCTCTCCTCATTTTACTGTTCCTCATACATCCCGGAAGGGCTCTAAGGAGCCTGGGATGCTCCGGCGAAGAGGACGGGAACCCGCAGCAGCGGAGAAGGTGGGCGGGGGCGCCGCCCCACGAACGGACTCCCCTAACGCGTCTGCTGGACTTCGCCGCTCCATGCATAGCGTGCGAGTCTCgtgcagcgacagcagccGGTCGACAACAACTGAGGCTGGAGCGGAGTTGGTCTCGAGCCActgggagagacagacatcAGGCGCCGTCACCCCATCGAGTGGGACGAATGGAGGGAAGGGACTTCCGGCCGTGGGGTCTCCGGACGCGTCCGAGGGCGACGTCAGTCTGGACACAACTGACAATTCTGGGGAGAGCACTGTGTCGACGAGTCAGACGATTCGCAGTAGCCGATCCGCCAGCAGAAAGAGCAGTGTGGAACGGGGTGCCGAAGCTGTAGGCGCCGTCTGCGCCAAGGCCGTGATGCTTCCGATCCGCGCCATTCAGCGAACGGATCTGACGACTTGCATGCGAAAGAATAGAGAGCATGGAGAGGGAACACCTGCAAACGCTAGGCGCTTCGGGGTTGGAGAAGGCGAATGGTTTCCAGGTCCCGTTCCACGCGGACACACTGTCGGGATCGATGGCTGCACACCGAGGGCGAATCCTTTCGTTGATGAAGTAGACTCGCCCAGCGCCCCGTGCCCAGGCGCTGCCTCCGAGTTGTTCCGCTCCCTGGCTTCTGGTCTGATCCTGTCGATTGATGGCGGCGGGGAAGATGCGCCAGGCAGCGAGGATGAACTGATTTCATTCGAGCGACTGGAAAGCTTCTGCGatgctgtacgtacaccaaCCGCGCTCCGGATCTCCGGCGCGAGCTTGTCGACGGACAGCAGCGATGTATCGGAGGCTACGCAACTCGGATTCGCTGGTTTTCAATCCCCGAGGGAGCCATCGACGCCGCAGAGCTGCTGTGGGACGGGAAGTGCCGCCTTTGAAGCGAGGGAATTCGGCAGGCGCCTCATTCCGCAAACTCTTAACGGTAAAGCGGCACAGGAGGAGGGGCAGAAGATATCGTCCGTGATGGGAGCGGGCGAGAAATCACGAATGAGCAGCGATGATGGCGCCCCAGAATCCAAGGCCGCAGTTGTGAGGAAGAACGTGGTGTACATACAAAACTTGGGGAGCCGCCGCGGCGAGGTGTCGCCGATGGCgtgcgagaagagaaacgcagtcCTGGCCTTGCCTCGAGGCCCAGGAAtggaagacacagaggccttcgcagagaagaaacgacttCCAGTTGAACgcggaaaacgcgagaaagaacCGTCGCTGTTTTGTTGCGCATGTTGTGGGGGCCGACTGCTCTGCTCTCAGTGCAGCGCAACGAGCGACGTCCATGGGATAGAGCCAGCGGGGTACGGAGCGTCGAATTCGAGCCTTCAGAGGCTGCAGGACAAGGCGACTATCGGCAGGCGCAATGGCGCAAATGCGCGAGAGTCTGGCGCCTTGACGCCCCGAGGACAGTGCCGCGTGTGCGCAGAAAGCATTTACTGCGGCTTTTGTGTGTATCGCATGCAGGCGACAGTCTCGGTATCTTGCGCCCCTGCGTCGGATCGGTTGGCTGGAAGAAGTCCCGATGTGGAAGGGCCTGCCGACGCTCTCTTGCGAAGGCATTTCAGCAACGGCGCCGCTGTCGAGGAAGGGTTGGACGGTGTTGAGGGCTCCGGGCGCGAATCGGAGGTGGGTGCAACCGCGCTTTGCATGCAGTACCTCAACCTCAACCCAGGGTGCCGACAGGGCTTCCCGTGTGTTCCACCGCAGTTCGGGGAAGCCGAACCAGAGACTGCCGCGGCCTGGTTCAGTGGCACAGCAGGTCAGGAGACAAAGCAAGGGATTATGGACCTTGGAGGAGGACCTCAAACGCATTCCACTTCGGACATGCTTGTTAACGGTCTAGGTTTCTTGGCATCTTGCCCCCCCTCGGGAGCTGACTTCCGAGGGGCAGCTGCAGGGCATGCGACTCACCACGCGCGGCATTTCGCACAGTGTCAGCGACAAGCATGTAGGTCCGTGGTGCGGGGGAAGTCTTTCCTTGAAGGCGATCCCAGTGCAGGATTGACCGAGTGCGGGCCTCTGATTGGGTTGGACGGCATCATTGGGAGAGCTGGCAGTTTGGGAATGGCCCCTCTTCAAGGAGACACTTTCACCTCGCCTCAAGTCGACAGAGGGGCTGAACAGGGGTCGGTGCCGAGGCATTCGTGGGCTTGCGCTGGCCGTTTTCCAATTCCAGGTGGATTTCGCTTCGACAAGACCACCAAGACCGACTCGAGCCGCAAGCCAAATTCCCCCCAAGAAGCGTGGAAACAAGGACTGGTGCCGACCTCCGGAGCCTGGTCAGTCGACGCAAACGCAGCTACCCACCTATGCTCGACAACGCAGACGTCACTGTATCGGGACTCCTGGGACTGGGCTTCCCTGTCGAGTGCTGCAGACGCTTGCTTGCAAGCGTCTGCCGGAAAAACCTCCGATTCACAAGTTGCCATGGAGACTGCTGGCGTGAATCGCGCAGGCTGTAGTGGAGGTCTTGCATCGAATTCTACATTGCGAGCAGGCGGACGTTTTGGCGAGGCAGCCAAGTCTCTCAGGCACTGCTTACCGACAGGTCGCGAAAACCCCGGGGTAAAGGAACAGGTGGCGCTGGAGACTGAAGCTTTCCGGACTTTGGCCAACGCAGCGGAAGCCGAGTGCCGCTTCTCGTCGCTCGAGTACACGCGTCTTGCAGAGCGGGCACAGGCCGATGTCTTTTCAGGAGCGGGTCCCCCCGCTGGCATGCTCTCGGGGTCGGGGCCTTACGGTCGGTCTCTCCGGTGGGACGTAGGCCACGCGCTCGGCGTATCGCGACGCCTAGCTGAGTCGGCTGCGTtggcggcgcatgcgcccCACCCTCACATCACAGGTTGCCCTCCTGACCAGCACGGCAATTCGGGAACGCCAGTCTGTGATTACCCGTTGCCCCAGATGACGCCAGCGGCCGCTCCGCTGCCCTCCCTGAGACCGCGGCCGAGCTCGGAAGCCTTGAGCGAGGCAGCGTTCCCCAGACGGGATCCCGGTCAGTTGCGGGGCGTAGTCCAGCCTAGGGAAGCCGAGAAGCGGTCCTGGGGTAGCGCGGAGAGACTGGAGGGCCTTCCATGCAGTCAAACCCGTTACCTAGTCGCAAACTCGAGCAGTCCATCCGGGCGCAGCAGTGTCCACGACGAAAAGGACGGGCCGGACAGCGCGTTTCTCCGAGATCAGCAGTTGCACCTCTCCGCGGAAACTGCGGGGACAAGTGCTGTGACGAAGCGGAGGCGCGTCGATCGGGCCACAGCCGGGCGGAAGGACAGCCGTGGCGACGCCGGCGCGTGGGGCACACCAGC
This Toxoplasma gondii ME49 chromosome VIII, whole genome shotgun sequence DNA region includes the following protein-coding sequences:
- a CDS encoding hypothetical protein (encoded by transcript TGME49_271033~Signal peptide predicted by SignalP 2.0 HMM (probability 0.962) with cleavage site probability 0.433 at residue 26); the protein is MRGSRQGSFSVAFLRLSTFLATSSTGWDRLTLVRKAAKERCARFLLHEFSRLTFRHSLRLGGMRKARAIWDLQRTDGTGEQELCPWSLVSLGLKRQRPVFA
- a CDS encoding hypothetical protein (encoded by transcript TGME49_271040~Signal peptide predicted by SignalP 2.0 HMM (probability 0.778) with cleavage site probability 0.394 at residue 28); protein product: MRLWEQGGSPPALMAVIAFKIVLLGSLTFVPDKASSSDYSHVCNFGTEELQVAANSTTNFQCGLMLALAPEAASNMVYRGPACTEKTELARLIPGAQLVPADAQYIGKRSLDRTLSPVYSLKIGDTLAEDVQLCYRCTTSEISGIHGEVGENDPINRGQIPTDTLCKILIRVTAPQKTLAAALGASIGRSLSVGLAFLTGLCF
- the AP2VIII6 gene encoding AP2 domain transcription factor AP2VIII-6 (encoded by transcript TGME49_271030) encodes the protein MARNAPPVLTSPDVFTSACFSPSRHSTEAKLSTLGKPPPFAKAGDSTCAGSPSLSPTPLTSPGASSCASAFSVLSSPVSAASDFSTQPRELCSTPHAFPTWPVSYATPEPALPLGTSEEATASCGGSASVEGPAKMASEMPAERNTTAGVSETASVSIARDTANSTCDESRASSSPHFTVPHTSRKGSKEPGMLRRRGREPAAAEKVGGGAAPRTDSPNASAGLRRSMHSVRVSCSDSSRSTTTEAGAELVSSHWERQTSGAVTPSSGTNGGKGLPAVGSPDASEGDVSLDTTDNSGESTVSTSQTIRSSRSASRKSSVERGAEAVGAVCAKAVMLPIRAIQRTDLTTCMRKNREHGEGTPANARRFGVGEGEWFPGPVPRGHTVGIDGCTPRANPFVDEVDSPSAPCPGAASELFRSLASGLILSIDGGGEDAPGSEDELISFERLESFCDAVRTPTALRISGASLSTDSSDVSEATQLGFAGFQSPREPSTPQSCCGTGSAAFEAREFGRRLIPQTLNGKAAQEEGQKISSVMGAGEKSRMSSDDGAPESKAAVVRKNVVYIQNLGSRRGEVSPMACEKRNAVLALPRGPGMEDTEAFAEKKRLPVERGKREKEPSLFCCACCGGRLLCSQCSATSDVHGIEPAGYGASNSSLQRLQDKATIGRRNGANARESGALTPRGQCRVCAESIYCGFCVYRMQATVSVSCAPASDRLAGRSPDVEGPADALLRRHFSNGAAVEEGLDGVEGSGRESEVGATALCMQYLNLNPGCRQGFPCVPPQFGEAEPETAAAWFSGTAGQETKQGIMDLGGGPQTHSTSDMLVNGLGFLASCPPSGADFRGAAAGHATHHARHFAQCQRQACRSVVRGKSFLEGDPSAGLTECGPLIGLDGIIGRAGSLGMAPLQGDTFTSPQVDRGAEQGSVPRHSWACAGRFPIPGGFRFDKTTKTDSSRKPNSPQEAWKQGLVPTSGAWSVDANAATHLCSTTQTSLYRDSWDWASLSSAADACLQASAGKTSDSQVAMETAGVNRAGCSGGLASNSTLRAGGRFGEAAKSLRHCLPTGRENPGVKEQVALETEAFRTLANAAEAECRFSSLEYTRLAERAQADVFSGAGPPAGMLSGSGPYGRSLRWDVGHALGVSRRLAESAALAAHAPHPHITGCPPDQHGNSGTPVCDYPLPQMTPAAAPLPSLRPRPSSEALSEAAFPRRDPGQLRGVVQPREAEKRSWGSAERLEGLPCSQTRYLVANSSSPSGRSSVHDEKDGPDSAFLRDQQLHLSAETAGTSAVTKRRRVDRATAGRKDSRGDAGAWGTPAGRVMPGRGPGTSEGSIDMGGFNDGTRCHPRRSGTGGVHLRQAVATGERRDTEQRRPIPPDSEGGKPGVSAARKQLLEADERGKVEMTTMRSRKRCTRKQVSGDAHIPQETWLSSPERSRMNAEVGQVNEPRGVDSGARFGSPARSLESELGGDERGSSGGAGERRATVENSQDLPGFACSRRRGAEEPGRGSATSGSCMRDAGDLVTEASRHALARGRQSTESGNIEPAEGSASTLACADVISSRRRTGSSRFPSRATSRPGSVSPGVKTSKRRRGDKGSTNDELAVREGEELAPRLSGPVGGVTQEAVQEESPEGQTEPGEGNEQGMLSGDKGGAGPVSLDDSEKTETQSAEKEAASPPGRGSNGRFWRAGGDGRVLYDQSGQKISGIWFDSGRRLWRVVFTQGERRRTKGFSLRQYGFEEARNMAVQCKLEMEARKGEKTSNPVSPAK
- a CDS encoding hypothetical protein (encoded by transcript TGME49_271037), encoding MSPSQWAVERYTVCVATASDSFSVCVADRRQKRQFFYRNASLRSTWLLLTEKTPVPPLGYRFPACLSLTLFGMCTLPGIGEIRHSSSPSIRVTAPSPSPLCLQMFRCYFRVGTGLRGFGDWRRLSAGELYEVLS
- the SRS34A gene encoding SAG-related sequence SRS34A (encoded by transcript TGME49_271050~Gene product name based on ToxoDB Community Expert Annotation.~Signal peptide predicted by SignalP 2.0 HMM (probability 0.998) with cleavage site probability 0.803 at residue 26), with translation MSFSKTTSLASLALTGLFVVFKFALASTTETPAPIECTAGATKTVEAPSSGSVVFQCGDKLTISPSGEGDVFYGKECTDSRKLTTVLPGAVLKAKVEQPPKGPATYTLSYDGTPEKPQVLCYKCVAEAGAPAGRNNDGGSSAPTPKDCKLIVRVPGADGRVTSGFDPVSLTGKVLAPGLAGLLITFV